A portion of the Parasedimentitalea marina genome contains these proteins:
- the cbiE gene encoding precorrin-6y C5,15-methyltransferase (decarboxylating) subunit CbiE: MSDPWLSIIGLGENGPAGLTDASRTALQEAEIIFGGPRHLDLVSAADKGQPWPVPFSIAPVLAARGKKVAVLASGDPFWHGAGGSLAAHLEPGEWLSYPVPSTFALAANHLAWRLEDTLCLGLHAAPFQRLLPLLAPKTRLICTLRDGAAPSELASWLTQQGFGASQLTIMERLGGPQQRLRTAQADGFDLDDIQAPVAVAITAIGRGGLSRASGLADDMFHSDGQITKRPIRALTLSALAPRPGQLLWDIGGGSGSISVEWCLAAPGARALIFEQRTQRSENINLNAAKFGLTHRMSLVIGQAPKILEAQELPDTVFIGGGASQALLDQLWQILPTGTRVVANGVTLETETLLMTAHAQHGGHLMKAEIAEVSPLGSMRGWQRARPVLQWSVTR; encoded by the coding sequence ATGTCTGATCCCTGGTTGTCAATTATCGGTCTGGGCGAAAATGGACCAGCCGGGCTGACAGATGCAAGCCGAACCGCACTGCAAGAGGCTGAAATCATCTTTGGGGGTCCGCGCCATCTGGATCTGGTCAGCGCCGCCGACAAAGGCCAACCTTGGCCCGTACCCTTTTCCATCGCCCCGGTGCTGGCCGCGCGTGGCAAAAAGGTCGCTGTGCTCGCCTCGGGAGATCCGTTCTGGCACGGCGCCGGCGGCTCGCTGGCGGCCCATCTGGAACCGGGCGAGTGGCTCTCTTACCCTGTGCCCTCAACCTTTGCGCTGGCTGCCAATCACCTGGCCTGGCGGCTTGAGGACACCCTCTGTCTGGGCCTGCACGCCGCGCCGTTTCAGCGCCTGCTGCCGCTGCTGGCCCCCAAGACGCGCCTGATCTGCACCCTGCGCGACGGCGCTGCCCCGTCGGAACTGGCCAGCTGGCTGACCCAGCAAGGGTTCGGAGCCTCTCAGCTGACCATCATGGAGCGTCTAGGCGGCCCGCAGCAGCGGCTGCGCACTGCGCAGGCCGATGGGTTTGACCTCGACGATATTCAGGCCCCGGTTGCTGTTGCCATTACCGCCATCGGCCGTGGCGGCTTGTCCCGTGCCTCGGGTCTGGCGGACGACATGTTCCACAGCGACGGCCAGATCACCAAGCGCCCCATCCGCGCCCTGACCCTGTCAGCGCTGGCGCCGCGCCCCGGCCAGTTGCTCTGGGACATCGGCGGCGGCTCGGGCTCGATCTCGGTCGAATGGTGCCTCGCCGCCCCTGGTGCGCGCGCCCTGATCTTCGAGCAACGCACGCAGCGATCTGAAAATATTAATCTGAACGCGGCAAAGTTCGGCCTGACTCACCGCATGAGCCTGGTCATTGGACAGGCACCAAAGATACTGGAGGCGCAAGAGCTGCCCGACACCGTGTTCATCGGCGGCGGCGCCTCGCAGGCGCTGCTGGACCAACTGTGGCAGATCCTGCCCACCGGCACCCGCGTGGTGGCAAATGGCGTGACCCTGGAAACCGAGACCCTGCTGATGACAGCCCATGCCCAACACGGCGGCCATTTGATGAAGGCCGAAATCGCCGAGGTCAGCCCGCTGGGATCCATGCGCGGCTGGCAGCGCGCCCGCCCTGTCCTGCAATGGAGCGTCACCCGATGA
- the cobM gene encoding precorrin-4 C(11)-methyltransferase, translating into MTVHFIGAGPGAADLITLRGRDLIAACPVCLYAGSLVPEALLQHCPDGARIVNTASMSLDEIIAEIKSADDAGQDVARLHSGDLSVWSAMGEQLRRMRALNIAYDVTPGVPAFAAAAAALGAELTLPGVAQSLILTRTSGRASSMPDGETLENFGKTGATLAIHLSVHVLEDVIARLTPHYGADCPVAIVWRATWPDQRVVKATLETLEDATEGERGRTALILVGRAIGAEDFDESCLYAGDYDRRYRPVGTDPRFPEGTE; encoded by the coding sequence ATGACCGTACATTTCATTGGCGCTGGACCCGGTGCCGCCGACCTGATCACCCTGCGTGGCCGCGACCTGATCGCCGCCTGCCCTGTCTGTCTTTATGCCGGATCGCTGGTCCCCGAGGCGCTGCTGCAGCACTGCCCGGATGGCGCCCGCATCGTCAACACCGCCTCGATGTCGCTGGATGAAATCATCGCCGAGATCAAATCCGCCGATGACGCAGGCCAGGACGTGGCCCGGCTGCATTCGGGCGATCTGTCGGTCTGGTCCGCCATGGGCGAACAGCTGCGCCGCATGCGGGCGCTGAATATCGCCTATGACGTCACTCCCGGTGTCCCTGCCTTTGCCGCCGCCGCCGCCGCGCTGGGGGCTGAACTGACCCTGCCCGGCGTGGCACAGTCACTGATCCTGACCCGGACCTCCGGCCGCGCCTCGTCGATGCCTGACGGGGAAACACTGGAAAACTTTGGCAAAACCGGTGCCACATTGGCCATCCACCTGTCCGTGCATGTGCTCGAGGACGTGATCGCCCGCCTGACGCCGCACTACGGCGCCGATTGCCCCGTCGCCATCGTCTGGCGCGCCACTTGGCCAGACCAGCGGGTGGTCAAGGCCACGCTGGAAACCCTGGAAGACGCCACCGAGGGCGAACGTGGTCGCACCGCGCTGATCCTTGTGGGCCGCGCAATTGGGGCTGAGGACTTCGACGAAAGCTGTCTATATGCTGGTGACTATGATCGCCGCTATCGCCCCGTCGGCACCGACCCGCGCTTTCCAGAAGGGACCGAATAA
- a CDS encoding cobalt-precorrin-6A reductase, protein MTRILLLGGTTEASALARVLAGAGRDAVFSYAGRTARPVPQPLPQRQGGFGGVAGLVAYLRAEGISHVVDATHPFAAQMSTHAVAACAEAGVDLCALERPPWQAGAGDDWSMVADMAAAVAALPEQGARVFLAIGKQNLDGFAAKPGNHYLLRLVDAPEAALPLLDATVVLARGPFDAAADTALLQDHHISHIVSKNAGGVGAEAKLIAARALGLPIIMIDRPQVPERHILRSIDEVMAWLDHC, encoded by the coding sequence ATGACGCGTATCCTTTTGCTGGGCGGTACCACTGAAGCCTCGGCCCTGGCGCGGGTGCTGGCCGGGGCCGGGCGGGACGCTGTGTTCTCTTATGCGGGCCGTACCGCGCGCCCGGTGCCGCAACCGCTGCCCCAGCGGCAGGGCGGGTTTGGTGGTGTGGCGGGGCTGGTCGCATATCTGCGGGCCGAGGGCATCAGTCATGTGGTGGATGCCACCCATCCCTTTGCCGCCCAGATGAGCACCCATGCGGTTGCCGCCTGTGCCGAGGCCGGGGTGGACCTGTGTGCCCTGGAGCGGCCGCCGTGGCAGGCGGGCGCGGGGGACGACTGGAGTATGGTTGCGGATATGGCGGCAGCGGTTGCGGCATTGCCCGAGCAGGGCGCGCGGGTGTTTCTGGCGATCGGCAAGCAGAACCTGGACGGTTTTGCCGCCAAGCCGGGCAATCACTATCTGTTGCGGCTGGTGGATGCGCCAGAGGCGGCACTGCCCCTGCTGGACGCCACTGTGGTGCTGGCGCGTGGCCCCTTTGACGCCGCGGCGGACACCGCATTGCTGCAAGACCATCACATCAGCCATATTGTATCCAAGAACGCAGGCGGTGTGGGCGCTGAGGCCAAACTGATCGCGGCGCGCGCCTTGGGGCTGCCGATCATTATGATCGACCGCCCACAGGTGCCCGAGCGGCATATACTGCGCAGCATCGACGAGGTAATGGCCTGGCTGGATCATTGTTAG
- the cobI gene encoding precorrin-2 C(20)-methyltransferase — MGKIICAGLGPGDPDLMSLRSYRAIQGACHIAYFRKAGYEGQARRLVNGMMPEGVVEHAMEYPVTTEIHFSDPEYNRILGAFYDEWADTLAEMVKTDDVVVLCEGDPFLYGSFMHLYTRLQGRAEVEVIPGITGMSGCWTATGMPITWGDDVLTVAMATLPEDELAERAANTDALVVMKIGRNLPKLRRALERAGRLDDAWLVERGTMSDQTVQKLTDITGKVPYFSIVILHGQGRRP; from the coding sequence ATGGGTAAAATCATCTGCGCGGGCCTCGGCCCCGGCGATCCCGACTTGATGAGCCTGCGCTCGTACCGTGCCATCCAAGGCGCGTGCCACATCGCCTATTTCCGTAAAGCCGGGTACGAAGGTCAGGCGCGACGACTGGTCAATGGCATGATGCCCGAGGGCGTGGTCGAACATGCAATGGAATACCCGGTCACCACCGAGATCCATTTCTCGGACCCGGAATACAACCGGATCCTCGGTGCCTTTTACGATGAATGGGCCGACACCCTGGCCGAGATGGTCAAAACCGACGACGTGGTGGTGCTCTGCGAGGGCGACCCCTTCCTGTATGGCTCTTTCATGCATCTCTACACTCGCCTGCAGGGCCGCGCCGAGGTCGAGGTCATCCCTGGCATCACCGGCATGTCTGGCTGCTGGACCGCCACCGGAATGCCGATCACCTGGGGCGACGACGTGCTGACCGTGGCCATGGCCACCCTCCCCGAGGACGAACTGGCCGAGCGCGCCGCCAACACCGATGCGCTTGTGGTGATGAAGATCGGCCGCAACCTGCCAAAACTGCGCCGGGCATTGGAACGCGCCGGACGCCTCGATGACGCCTGGTTGGTCGAGCGCGGCACCATGAGCGACCAAACTGTGCAGAAACTCACTGATATCACCGGCAAAGTCCCCTATTTCTCGATCGTCATCCTTCACGGACAGGGACGCCGCCCATGA
- the cobJ gene encoding precorrin-3B C(17)-methyltransferase, with product MTHADKGWVKIVGLGPGNDTMVTAQVHEVLTEATDIVGYIPYVKRVEPRPGLTLHATDNRVEIERATHALEMAAAGKRVVVVSSGDPGVFAMASAVFEALEAGAPDWLDLDIQVLPGITAMLAASARIGAPMGHDFAAINLSDNLKPWSLIEKRLRLAGEAGFAMGFYNPRSKSRPHQFGRALEILREACGGETLISFARDVSKPGETITTVTLNEATPDMADMRTVVIVGNADTRRVGRHVYTPRFAVED from the coding sequence ATGACCCATGCAGATAAAGGCTGGGTGAAAATCGTAGGCCTCGGCCCCGGCAATGACACCATGGTCACCGCCCAGGTTCACGAGGTTCTGACCGAGGCGACCGACATCGTCGGCTACATCCCCTACGTAAAACGGGTCGAACCGCGCCCAGGCCTCACCCTGCACGCCACCGATAACCGGGTCGAAATCGAACGCGCCACCCATGCGCTGGAAATGGCAGCAGCTGGCAAGCGCGTCGTGGTGGTCTCCTCCGGTGATCCCGGTGTCTTTGCTATGGCATCTGCGGTGTTCGAAGCGCTGGAAGCAGGAGCGCCCGACTGGCTCGATCTCGACATTCAGGTGCTGCCCGGCATCACCGCCATGCTCGCCGCATCGGCCCGCATCGGCGCCCCCATGGGCCACGACTTCGCCGCCATCAACCTCAGCGACAACCTCAAACCCTGGTCCCTGATCGAAAAACGCCTGCGTCTGGCCGGTGAGGCCGGCTTTGCCATGGGCTTTTACAACCCGCGCTCCAAGTCGCGCCCACACCAGTTTGGCCGCGCCTTGGAAATCCTGCGCGAGGCTTGCGGTGGCGAAACGCTGATCTCTTTCGCTCGCGATGTGTCCAAACCCGGCGAGACAATCACCACCGTCACTCTAAACGAGGCCACGCCCGACATGGCCGACATGCGCACCGTGGTGATCGTTGGCAACGCCGATACCCGCCGGGTGGGTCGCCACGTCTACACGCCGCGTTTCGCCGTCGAGGACTAA
- the cobG gene encoding precorrin-3B synthase: MSKIATPKVYGWCPGALRPMMSGDGLVVRIRAPLGRLSQDQARGVAALSQYYGNGILEVSARANLQMRGVTKDHHPTLISALQDLGLADTDPAAEARRNVLVAPFWCAGDETHTLARHLSNALVKATDLTLPGKFGFAVDTGPAPVLRDTAADIRIERNNDGLVLVADGAKTGLQVTMDTVVVQALTLARWFLTHGGAPDGRGRMHPLIARRAPPSAHSAALAPPAPQQRLEQVAAGRLVGLEFGQIAATDFAALANLGPLRLTPWRMLLVEHAEEIPAQPGLILDATDPRLQVSACTGAPGCLQALSPTRQLARDLAPYVPADSTLHVSGCTKGCARPNAAAQTLTATATDTFDLIRNGKASDRPALTNLSATTLRAAPDILTKGS; the protein is encoded by the coding sequence ATGAGCAAAATAGCCACCCCAAAGGTCTATGGCTGGTGCCCCGGAGCGCTGCGCCCGATGATGTCGGGTGACGGGCTGGTGGTCCGCATCCGCGCACCACTGGGCCGCTTGTCGCAAGATCAGGCCCGCGGCGTAGCTGCCCTCTCGCAGTACTATGGCAATGGCATTCTGGAGGTCTCGGCCCGCGCCAATCTGCAAATGCGTGGTGTGACAAAAGACCATCACCCCACGCTGATCAGCGCACTTCAGGATCTTGGCCTGGCCGACACCGACCCCGCAGCCGAGGCGCGCCGCAATGTACTGGTCGCTCCGTTCTGGTGCGCTGGAGACGAAACCCACACTCTGGCCCGGCACCTCAGCAACGCGCTGGTAAAGGCGACAGACCTGACCTTACCGGGCAAATTCGGATTTGCCGTCGATACCGGACCCGCGCCTGTCCTGCGCGACACCGCTGCCGATATTCGGATTGAAAGAAATAATGACGGCCTTGTCCTTGTCGCCGACGGTGCCAAAACCGGACTTCAGGTGACGATGGACACCGTGGTCGTGCAAGCCCTCACCCTGGCCCGCTGGTTCCTGACCCATGGCGGCGCACCAGACGGTCGCGGCAGGATGCACCCGCTCATTGCGCGCCGCGCTCCGCCCTCGGCGCATAGCGCTGCCCTTGCTCCCCCCGCGCCACAACAGCGATTGGAACAGGTCGCCGCCGGCAGGCTGGTCGGGCTGGAGTTCGGCCAGATCGCGGCCACCGACTTTGCAGCGCTGGCCAACCTCGGCCCGCTGCGCCTCACTCCGTGGCGGATGCTGCTGGTTGAACACGCCGAAGAGATCCCCGCCCAGCCTGGTTTGATCCTTGACGCCACGGATCCGCGCCTGCAAGTGAGTGCCTGCACCGGAGCGCCCGGCTGCCTGCAGGCGCTCTCGCCCACGCGTCAACTGGCCCGTGACCTTGCACCCTATGTGCCAGCGGACAGCACCTTGCACGTGTCCGGCTGCACCAAGGGATGTGCCCGCCCCAACGCGGCTGCGCAGACCCTGACCGCCACCGCCACTGATACCTTCGACCTTATCCGCAACGGCAAAGCCTCGGATCGCCCCGCCCTCACAAACCTCAGCGCCACCACTTTGCGTGCCGCTCCCGACATTCTGACAAAGGGCAGCTGA
- a CDS encoding cobyrinate a,c-diamide synthase: MTQNPPGLMISAPSSGTGKTTVMLGLLRALAEDGMIVQPYKSGPDYIDPAFHLAAAKRPSFNLDTWAMAPDLLDAVASQAIGAEICIGEGSMGLYDGVATRGQTAFGTSAETAKRMGWPVILVVDVGGQAQSAAATALGFKNYDTDVPFAGVILNRVASPRHERLTRLGMEKAGIKVLGSLPRRGDLSLPERHLGLIQAVEHPDLEAAIAGYATFLRDNVDLAAIKSAALSGAAPVARPLPKPPAQRIALARDAAFSFTYPHLLTGWRNAGAEILPFSPLADEAPAPDADLVWLPGGYPELHGGTLAAAAKFRAGLQKHAATKPVHGECGGYMALGEALIDKEGNRHQMAGLLGLVTSYEKRKFHLGYRRAVLQSAMPGFAAGDALRGHEFHYTTILDEPDAPLAQVFDADGNPVPETGSIKGNVTGSFFHLITGETS; encoded by the coding sequence ATGACGCAGAATCCTCCCGGTCTGATGATCTCCGCGCCCTCCTCGGGCACTGGCAAAACCACGGTGATGCTGGGCCTGCTGCGGGCCCTGGCCGAGGACGGCATGATCGTTCAGCCTTATAAATCCGGCCCCGACTATATCGATCCGGCCTTTCACCTTGCCGCCGCCAAGCGCCCCTCGTTCAATCTGGACACCTGGGCCATGGCCCCCGATCTGCTGGACGCTGTCGCCAGTCAGGCGATTGGCGCGGAAATCTGCATCGGCGAGGGCTCGATGGGGCTGTACGACGGGGTTGCCACCCGTGGCCAAACCGCCTTTGGCACCAGCGCCGAAACCGCCAAACGCATGGGCTGGCCGGTCATTCTGGTGGTCGATGTGGGTGGTCAGGCGCAGAGCGCTGCGGCCACCGCGCTGGGGTTCAAAAACTATGACACCGACGTGCCCTTTGCCGGCGTGATCCTGAACCGTGTGGCCAGCCCGCGCCACGAACGCCTGACCCGTCTGGGTATGGAAAAAGCCGGTATCAAGGTGCTCGGCTCGCTGCCCCGTCGCGGCGACCTGTCGCTGCCTGAACGCCACCTTGGCCTGATCCAGGCGGTCGAGCACCCCGATCTTGAGGCGGCAATTGCCGGCTATGCCACTTTCCTGCGTGACAACGTCGACCTTGCCGCGATCAAATCCGCAGCACTGTCTGGTGCGGCGCCGGTTGCGCGGCCGCTGCCCAAACCACCGGCACAACGCATCGCACTGGCCCGCGACGCGGCCTTCTCGTTCACCTATCCACACCTGCTGACCGGCTGGCGCAACGCAGGCGCCGAGATCCTGCCGTTCTCGCCGCTTGCCGACGAGGCCCCGGCTCCGGATGCCGATCTGGTCTGGTTGCCCGGCGGCTATCCCGAGCTGCACGGTGGCACCCTTGCCGCTGCTGCAAAATTCCGCGCCGGGTTGCAAAAGCACGCGGCGACCAAACCCGTGCATGGTGAATGCGGAGGCTACATGGCCCTGGGCGAGGCGCTGATCGACAAGGAGGGCAACCGCCACCAGATGGCTGGCTTGCTGGGATTGGTCACATCCTATGAGAAGCGCAAATTCCACCTCGGCTATCGCCGCGCCGTGCTGCAAAGCGCCATGCCCGGGTTCGCCGCCGGCGACGCCCTGCGCGGCCACGAGTTCCATTATACCACCATCCTGGATGAACCCGACGCACCGCTGGCGCAGGTGTTCGACGCCGATGGCAATCCGGTGCCGGAAACCGGATCGATCAAGGGCAATGTCACTGGCAGCTTCTTCCACCTGATCACCGGCGAAACCTCATGA
- a CDS encoding precorrin-8X methylmutase: MLHTYQTNGAAIYAESFATIRAEADLARFSKDEESVAVRMIHAAGMVGLEQHIRFSPDMAKTARAALAAGAPILCDAYMVSEGITRPRLAANNEVICTLRDARVPEMAKEMSNTRSAAALELWRPNLDGAVVAIGNAPTALFHLLNMLQDPTCPRPAAIIGCPVGFVGAMESKDALMQDLPVPSMIVQGRLGGSAITVAAVNALASWKE, encoded by the coding sequence ATGCTCCATACCTACCAAACCAACGGCGCTGCCATCTACGCAGAAAGCTTTGCCACCATCCGCGCCGAGGCTGACCTGGCCCGCTTTTCCAAAGACGAGGAAAGCGTCGCCGTGCGGATGATCCACGCCGCCGGCATGGTCGGGCTGGAACAGCACATCCGCTTCTCCCCCGACATGGCCAAGACCGCCCGTGCCGCACTGGCGGCAGGTGCGCCAATCCTCTGTGACGCCTATATGGTCTCCGAGGGTATCACCCGCCCCCGCCTAGCCGCCAACAACGAGGTCATCTGCACCCTGCGCGACGCACGCGTCCCCGAGATGGCCAAAGAGATGAGCAACACCCGTTCAGCCGCTGCGCTTGAATTGTGGCGCCCCAATCTGGACGGCGCAGTGGTCGCCATCGGCAACGCCCCCACAGCGCTATTTCACTTGCTGAACATGCTGCAGGACCCCACCTGCCCCCGCCCCGCCGCCATCATCGGCTGCCCGGTGGGCTTTGTCGGCGCCATGGAATCCAAAGACGCACTGATGCAGGACCTGCCGGTGCCGTCAATGATCGTACAGGGCCGTTTGGGCGGATCCGCCATCACCGTGGCCGCTGTCAACGCGCTGGCCAGCTGGAAAGAGTGA
- a CDS encoding cobalamin biosynthesis protein, which translates to MKIAGFGFRQNASADDLRAALTLTGCAQPDALASVAHKATAPQLQQLATEMNLPVIALSEDEIASTPTLTCSPRIKARFGTGSLAEAAALVAARKGQPHSSARLTGPRVKTDNGLATAAIAERTTL; encoded by the coding sequence ATGAAGATCGCCGGCTTCGGATTTCGCCAAAATGCCAGCGCCGACGACCTGCGCGCGGCGCTGACCCTGACTGGCTGCGCCCAGCCCGACGCCCTTGCCTCGGTGGCGCATAAGGCAACGGCCCCGCAACTGCAGCAACTCGCAACCGAGATGAACCTGCCGGTGATCGCCCTGTCTGAAGACGAGATCGCCAGCACCCCGACCCTCACCTGCTCGCCCCGGATCAAAGCCCGCTTTGGCACAGGTTCCCTGGCCGAAGCCGCTGCGCTGGTTGCGGCCCGCAAGGGTCAGCCCCATAGCTCCGCGCGCCTGACCGGCCCCCGCGTAAAAACTGACAATGGCCTTGCCACAGCGGCAATTGCCGAAAGGACGACCCTATGA